From one Gracilibacillus salinarum genomic stretch:
- a CDS encoding GntR family transcriptional regulator, with translation MQTKYSIVKQAIKSKILDGTFQPHEKISSESELMKQFGVSRHTVRLAIGDLVNQGWLYREQGAGTFCADRSKEDIAATIPQKNIAIITTYISDYIFPSIIRGAESHLSEQGYQVSLFSTNNDHDNERKFLEKILTQHFDGVIIEPTRSAITNPNINYYLNLERQNIPYLMINAFYDELEPFRIVMDDEKGGFVQAEHLLELGHRNIVGFFKNDDIQGSKRMKGYLKAHRKHQIDIMPNNIVTYNTEEKNSKPAETLRKMLEQPKEKRPTAIVCYNDELAIKLLDVIREAQLKVPEDLSIVGFDDSFMAEVTEVKLTTVAHPQSEMGELAAKVILDMVKQERPTSKEKHMEKDLIRFDPELIIRSSTTAIKN, from the coding sequence ATGCAAACAAAGTACAGTATTGTGAAACAAGCAATCAAATCAAAAATATTAGACGGTACCTTTCAACCACATGAAAAAATCAGTTCAGAAAGTGAATTAATGAAGCAGTTCGGCGTCAGCAGACATACTGTTCGTCTAGCAATTGGTGATCTCGTCAATCAAGGCTGGCTTTATCGTGAACAAGGTGCGGGTACTTTTTGTGCAGATCGTTCGAAAGAGGACATAGCGGCAACTATTCCACAAAAAAATATAGCAATCATCACGACGTATATATCGGATTATATCTTTCCTTCTATTATTAGAGGCGCTGAATCTCATTTAAGCGAACAAGGCTATCAAGTCAGCTTGTTCAGTACAAATAATGACCATGATAATGAACGAAAATTCTTGGAAAAAATTCTGACCCAGCACTTTGATGGTGTCATTATTGAACCAACCAGAAGTGCGATTACCAACCCGAATATCAATTATTATTTAAATTTGGAAAGACAAAATATTCCATACTTAATGATTAATGCATTCTATGATGAATTGGAACCATTTCGTATTGTAATGGATGATGAAAAGGGTGGATTTGTACAAGCTGAACATTTACTGGAACTTGGACACCGAAATATTGTAGGATTCTTTAAGAATGATGATATCCAAGGTTCAAAACGGATGAAAGGATATTTAAAGGCGCATCGGAAACATCAAATCGATATTATGCCTAATAATATTGTTACGTACAACACAGAAGAAAAAAACAGCAAACCGGCAGAAACATTGCGAAAAATGTTAGAGCAGCCGAAAGAAAAACGACCGACAGCAATTGTCTGCTATAACGATGAATTAGCTATCAAACTACTGGATGTAATTCGAGAAGCTCAATTGAAAGTACCTGAAGATCTCTCCATTGTCGGGTTTGATGATTCTTTTATGGCGGAAGTAACAGAAGTGAAACTGACAACAGTGGCTCATCCGCAAAGTGAAATGGGAGAGCTGGCAGCCAAAGTGATATTAGATATGGTTAAACAAGAACGTCCTACAAGTAAAGAGAAGCATATGGAAAAAGATCTTATACGATTCGATCCAGAGCTAATCATCCGGAGTTCGACAACTGCGATAAAAAATTAG
- the araA gene encoding L-arabinose isomerase — protein sequence MLKVRPYTFWFVTGSQHLYGEETIQEVADNSKKIVAGLNEKGDLPYQVEFKEVLTTSTDIHRLFQQANSDEGCAGVITWMHTFSPAKMWIAGLKSLQKPLLHLHTQFNRDIPWESIDMDFMNTNQAAHGDREYGFIGTRMDVSRKVVVGHWENPEVTGKVSDWMKTAVAVSEGSNIRVARFGDNMRNVAVTDGDKVEAQIKFGWVVDYYGIGDLVEEMDKVTDAQLDALYKEYQELYELPAEASEPGPVRDSILYQGKIELGLKSFLEKGNYSAFTTNFEDLHGMKQLPGLAAQRLMAEGYGFAGEGDWRTAALLRMMKIISDNEGTSFMEDYTYHLEPGNEMILGSHMLEICPTVTATKPKIVVNPLGIGGKEDPARLVFDGRGGDAVNASLVEMGGRYRLVINEVKAEQPKIETPNLPVAKVLWKPQPSLSEATEAWIYAGGAHHTVFSFDVTTEQLYDFANMAKIECVVIDEDTKLRQFRNELKWNEAIYR from the coding sequence ATGTTAAAAGTACGTCCGTACACATTTTGGTTTGTAACAGGAAGTCAACATTTATATGGTGAAGAAACAATACAGGAAGTAGCAGATAATTCAAAGAAAATCGTTGCTGGGTTAAATGAAAAAGGCGACTTACCTTACCAGGTAGAATTTAAAGAAGTATTAACAACTTCGACGGATATTCATCGTCTATTTCAACAAGCAAATTCTGATGAAGGCTGTGCAGGTGTGATTACTTGGATGCACACATTCTCTCCGGCAAAAATGTGGATTGCTGGTCTGAAATCACTGCAAAAACCGTTATTACATTTACACACGCAGTTTAACCGGGATATTCCATGGGAAAGCATTGACATGGATTTCATGAACACAAACCAAGCGGCACATGGTGATCGTGAATACGGTTTTATTGGAACTAGAATGGATGTTTCCCGTAAAGTAGTCGTTGGACATTGGGAAAATCCAGAAGTAACAGGCAAAGTGTCTGACTGGATGAAGACAGCTGTTGCTGTATCAGAAGGCAGTAATATTCGCGTAGCACGCTTCGGAGATAACATGCGTAATGTTGCTGTTACGGATGGAGATAAAGTAGAAGCACAAATTAAATTTGGCTGGGTTGTTGACTATTATGGTATTGGTGACCTTGTTGAAGAGATGGATAAAGTAACGGATGCACAATTGGATGCTTTATATAAAGAGTATCAAGAACTTTATGAACTTCCTGCAGAAGCTAGTGAGCCAGGACCAGTTCGTGACTCCATTTTATACCAAGGTAAAATTGAGCTAGGGTTAAAATCTTTCTTAGAAAAAGGGAATTATTCAGCATTTACAACAAACTTCGAAGATCTTCATGGAATGAAGCAATTACCAGGACTTGCCGCACAACGTTTGATGGCAGAAGGTTATGGTTTTGCTGGTGAAGGTGACTGGAGAACCGCTGCATTATTACGTATGATGAAAATCATTTCAGATAATGAGGGAACTTCTTTCATGGAAGATTATACGTATCACTTAGAGCCGGGTAATGAAATGATTTTAGGTTCTCACATGTTGGAAATATGTCCAACTGTTACTGCTACAAAGCCTAAAATTGTCGTGAATCCATTAGGTATCGGTGGAAAAGAAGATCCGGCGAGACTTGTATTTGATGGCCGCGGTGGCGATGCTGTCAATGCATCACTTGTAGAAATGGGTGGACGCTATCGTCTTGTCATCAATGAAGTGAAAGCAGAACAGCCAAAAATCGAAACGCCAAATCTGCCAGTAGCAAAAGTGTTGTGGAAACCACAGCCATCTTTAAGTGAAGCGACAGAAGCTTGGATTTATGCAGGTGGTGCACACCATACAGTTTTCTCTTTTGATGTGACAACAGAGCAATTATATGATTTCGCCAATATGGCAAAAATCGAATGTGTTGTTATCGATGAGGACACGAAATTACGTCAATTCCGAAATGAATTAAAATGGAATGAAGCAATTTACCGTTAA
- the araD gene encoding L-ribulose-5-phosphate 4-epimerase yields MLESLKEQVVEANRDLPKYGLVTFTWGNVSGFDKESGLMVIKPSGVPYEELKPEDLVVLDLDGNIVEGDLKPSSDTPTHRLLYKKFPGIGGIVHTHSPWATSWAQAGKGIPALGTTQADYFYGTIPCTRRMTKEEVQGEYEWETGNVIVEAFQDQDIDPLQVPGVLVHSHAPFNWGKDPHEAIHNAVVLEEVAKMALHTYQINPNTEDMDSFLLDKHYLRKHGANAYYGQDKK; encoded by the coding sequence ATGCTTGAATCATTGAAAGAGCAAGTAGTGGAAGCAAATCGCGATTTACCGAAGTATGGATTAGTAACCTTTACTTGGGGCAATGTAAGCGGTTTCGACAAAGAGTCAGGATTAATGGTTATTAAGCCTAGTGGTGTACCATACGAAGAGTTAAAACCAGAAGACCTCGTTGTCTTAGATTTAGATGGAAATATTGTTGAAGGTGATCTGAAGCCATCTTCAGATACACCAACACACCGATTGTTATATAAGAAATTCCCTGGTATTGGCGGAATTGTGCATACACATTCCCCTTGGGCTACAAGCTGGGCTCAGGCCGGTAAAGGGATTCCTGCCCTTGGTACTACTCAGGCTGATTATTTCTATGGCACCATTCCATGTACAAGAAGAATGACAAAGGAAGAAGTACAGGGTGAATATGAATGGGAAACAGGCAATGTAATTGTCGAAGCTTTTCAAGATCAAGATATTGATCCATTGCAAGTGCCGGGAGTGCTGGTCCACAGTCATGCACCATTTAACTGGGGTAAAGACCCACACGAAGCAATTCATAATGCCGTTGTACTGGAAGAAGTGGCAAAAATGGCACTACACACTTATCAAATCAATCCTAACACAGAAGACATGGATTCGTTTCTGCTAGACAAGCACTATTTAAGAAAACATGGTGCCAATGCTTACTATGGTCAAGATAAAAAATAA